One window from the genome of Saccharomyces mikatae IFO 1815 strain IFO1815 genome assembly, chromosome: 4 encodes:
- the HST4 gene encoding NAD-dependent histone deacetylase HST4 (similar to Saccharomyces cerevisiae HST4 (YDR191W); ancestral locus Anc_8.396), with product MKQRVVLPITPPSTVEKKPQIGNRCNEDLKPRKLLPQLKRSIGSRKPRLTYRPVLNSVFDLDAYTDFAHLTKSQHRDMERDAGFISYALNYSKRMVVVSGAGVSVAAGIPDFRSSGGIFSTANGGSGKDLFDYNRVYGDESMSVRFNQLMVSLFKLSKNCQPTKFHEMINGFAKDGRLLRLYTQNIDGLDTQLPYLSTNVPLAKPIPSTVQLHGSIKHMECNKCLNVEPFDPEIFKCDDTYDSRTEIIPSCPQCEEYETVRKVAGLRSTGVGKLRPRVILYNEIHPEGDFIGEIANNDLKKRLDCLIIVGTSLKIPGVKNICKQFAAKVHANKGIVLYLNTCMPPKNVLDSLKFVDLIVLGDCQHVTSLL from the coding sequence ATGAAGCAGAGAGTTGTATTACCGATCACTCCACCAAGTACGGTGGAAAAGAAACCTCAAATCGGAAACCGTTGTAATGAGGATTTGAAACCTAGAAAATTACTACCCCAATTAAAAAGAAGCATTGGTAGCAGGAAGCCTAGGCTGACATATAGGCCCGTATTGAACTCGGTGTTTGATCTGGATGCTTACACAGATTTTGCGCACTTAACGAAGTCGCAACACCGTGATATGGAACGCGATGCTGGCTTCATTAGCTACGCACTGAACTACAGTAAAAGAATGGTTGTAGTTAGTGGGGCAGGTGTATCAGTTGCTGCTGGAATACCGGACTTTAGATCTAGTGGAGGGATTTTCTCAACAGCGAATGGCGGTTCTGGCAAAGATTTATTTGACTACAATCGTGTATATGGTGATGAATCAATGAGTGTAAGATTTAATCAACTAATGGTTTCATTATTCAAGCTATCTAAAAACTGTCAACCCACAAAATTCCACGAGATGATTAACGGGTTTGCTAAGGATGGCCGACTTTTAAGACTGTACACACAGAACATTGATGGTCTTGATACACAACTACCTTATTTATCAACGAATGTCCCTTTGGCGAAGCCTATACCCAGTACTGTACAATTGCACGGAAGCATAAAACACATGGAATGTAATAAATGTCTAAATGTTGAACCTTTTGACCCCGAAATATTCAAATGCGATGACACATATGATTCTCGCACTGAAATCATACCGTCATGTCCACAATgtgaagaatatgaaacAGTTAGAAAGGTTGCAGGCTTAAGGTCAACTGGTGTGGGTAAGTTACGCCCAAGAGTAATTTTGTATAATGAGATTCATCCTGAAGGTGATTTTATTGGTGAAATTGCTAATAAcgatttgaagaaaagactTGATTGTTTGATTATTGTTGGAACAAGCTTGAAAATTCCCGGTGTGAAGAATATTTGCAAACAGTTTGCGGCAAAAGTCCACGCAAACAAGGGCattgttttatatttaaACACCTGTATGCCGCCTAAGAATGTGTTGgattctttaaaatttgtAGACTTAATTGTACTGGGTGATTGTCAACATGTAACTTCACTATTATAG
- the SND1 gene encoding Snd1p (similar to Saccharomyces cerevisiae YDR186C; ancestral locus Anc_8.390) produces MDTVDTDTAAASVNELRFGQCTPPKVSVKSQDSLFLITYSNIQQPLVQASLADRYPSLKKLNILLYIDIPTIDYYNDEMTHNKLSRLNRRLKLHRLKNSIAQSFSNTSSAEENDKFWEDLKKLIERRNTPENKFDLNVLVSSSGSLRYVETIRFLVEKLFYSFKSLYVQRKLNLTFQINVSPTSLKWFSTFLNVELLNLKIINWKNIGSFTKTIQNSKSLPFKEYYTKLNEKFTSSTDNLVSMQDQTVLDSIVIVTNSTGVKALLTLLSDHPLTSLISQESIKALHEYSDAINEDKNDDQINTSLKRNSSSLLNFQNSVLTSNKDKSVRIRSLSLNRKSNRAHMFKTNESITTIPSTTVNNLIGQEFNLRKQPSATALHLQSHLHPHSRSHSYSSSNMSRSPSPFPYGKTPSSDELVYDELNNQINEVQDRAKNEEIALYNNNNYDYFAEERGEQGQGRTSYVDDYGYNEGEDHNEGDYDHEDDDVEEDEEEDEEEEDDDESDDEGLSFYAPSILSRSGSSTDILSTGMDTTTKKLREKRGRFRSLSLMDPALQKPFNQKFTNNQQFDPARAKPPKRSNSSNHFTNVYVHDGDFDETDTINNKKNLSSATLIKRKTLMNRNLTPSISNGLIPPEFISRISTPSTSASSSNSSLNDMSTVSNVFSKLLNDTSKKQKFLNSPVPQHTQQPSPLLMRNDSNNNLLFEKNLINKSFEELRRQPSANLFSTLMNGNMEKNGLALNFKSRTPTDTLMTNSIKNSNNESHRLLNLEEEDQIMSGAATKEFDDDDDSTNSTIVPSHPDNDNYNDNDNNTGINSNSFNLNLYDDNGNIGFTDATSSHSNSTVTKPVYKKAVTLDLYGEDDMDNMGGWVLGGNAR; encoded by the coding sequence ATGGACACTGTCGATACAGACACAGCAGCGGCGAGTGTCAATGAACTTCGATTTGGCCAGTGCACCCCACCAAAAGTTAGTGTGAAGTCACAGGACTCGTTGTTTCTGATCACTTACTCCAATATTCAGCAGCCGTTGGTGCAGGCGTCTTTAGCGGACCGTTACCCTTCATTGAAGAAGCTCAACATCTTACTTTACATTGACATCCCTACGATTGACTATTACAATGATGAGATGACTCATAACAAGCTTTCTAGGCTGAATAGGCGGTTAAAGCTGCATCGGTTGAAGAACTCGATTGCGCAGAGCTTCTCCAATACGTCTAGTGCAGAGGAAAATGATAAGTTTTGGGAGGacctgaaaaaattgattgaaAGGCGCAATACACCTGAGAATAAGTTTGATCTGAATGTCCTGGTCTCCTCTTCTGGTTCGTTACGTTACGTGGAGACGATAAGATTTTTAGTTGAGAAGCTGTTCTACTCTTTCAAGAGTCTGTATGTGCAAAGGAAGTTGAATTTGACTTTTCAGATCAACGTTTCACCCACTTCTCTTAAGTGGTTTTCTACCTTCCTAAATGTAGAATTGCTTAATTTGAAGATTATCAATTGGAAGAATATTGGATCTTTTACTAAGACGATTCAGAATTCCAAGTCACTGCCGTTCAAAGAGTACTATACCAAGCTGAACGAAAAATTTACCAGCTCTACCGACAACCTTGTAAGCATGCAAGACCAGACGGTCCTGGACTCCATAGTTATTGTCACAAACAGCACAGGGGTGAAGGCCCTTCTGACTCTGTTGTCGGACCACCCCCTCACTAGTCTTATTTCGCAGGAATCAATAAAGGCCTTACACGAATATTCAGACGCTATCAACGAAGATAAAAACGACGACCAGATCAATACAAgtttaaaaagaaactccTCGTCGTTGTTGAACTTCCAGAATTCGGTTTTAACTTCTAACAAGGATAAATCCGTTAGAATCAGATCACTCTCCCTTAATAGAAAATCCAATAGAGCACATATGTTCAAGACAAACGAATCCATCACAACCATTCCATCAACAACAGTAAACAATCTGATCGGCCAAGAATTTAATCTACGCAAGCAGCCTTCGGCCACCGCATTACATTTACAATCGCATTTGCATCCGCATTCTCGTTCACACTCTTACTCCAGCTCCAATATGTCAAGATCTCCATCTCCTTTCCCCTACGGAAAAACACCATCAAGCGACGAACTAGTCTATGACGAATTGAATAATCAAATCAACGAGGTACAAGACCGTgctaaaaatgaagagatCGCCCTGtataacaacaataattATGACTATTTTGCAGAGGAACGAGGAGAACAGGGACAAGGCAGAACTTCATACGTAGATGATTATGGCTACAACGAGGGCGAAGATCATAATGAAGGTGACTACGAccatgaagatgatgatgtagaagaagatgaagaagaagatgaagaagaagaagatgatgatgaaagtgatgatgaaggcCTGAGCTTTTATGCCCCAAGTATTCTCTCTCGCTCTGGTTCAAGCACAGACATCTTATCCACAGGAATGGATActacaacaaaaaaattaaggGAGAAGAGGGGTAGGTTCAGATCCTTGAGTTTAATGGACCCTGCTTTGCAAAAGCCGTTCAACCAGAAATTTACAAACAATCAACAATTTGACCCTGCTAGAGCAAAGCCTCCTAAAAGATCAAACTCTTCAAACCATTTTACAAATGTCTACGTACACGATGGTGATTTTGACGAAACTGACACTATTAATAACAAGAAGAACTTATCATCCGCAACCCtcataaaaagaaaaactttgaTGAACAGAAACTTGACTCCCTCTATTAGTAATGGTTTGATACCTCCGGAATTTATATCCCGAATATCCACACCTTCCACAAGCGCAAGCAGTTCAAACTCTTCATTGAACGACATGTCCACAGTATCAAATGTATTTTCAAAACTATTAAATGATACAAGTAAGAAGCAgaaattcttgaattcACCCGTTCCACAGCATACGCAACAACCATCTCCATTACTAATGAGAAATGATTCAAACAATAACTtgttatttgaaaaaaacttgattaacaaatcatttgaagaattaagAAGGCAACCCTCAGCCAACCTTTTCAGCACTTTGATGAATGGTAacatggaaaaaaatggccTAGCACTAAACTTCAAATCTAGAACGCCGACAGATACGTTGATGACCAATAGCATCAAAAATAGTAACAACGAGAGTCATAGGCTACTAAATCTTGAGGAAGAAGACCAAATCATGTCTGGAGCAGCCACTAAAGAATtcgatgacgatgacgacTCGACTAATAGCACAATCGTACCGAGTCATCCAGACAATGACAACTATAACGATAACGACAACAATACAGGTATAAATTCCAACAGTTTCAATCTAAATCTTTATGATGACAATGGTAATATAGGCTTTACAGATGCAACATCCTCACACTCGAATTCTACAGTTACCAAACCCGTCTATAAAAAAGCCGTCACTTTGGATTTATATGGCGAAGACGATATGGATAATATGGGAGGATGGGTACTAGGAGGCAATGCTCGATAA
- the RVB1 gene encoding RuvB family ATP-dependent DNA helicase pontin (similar to Saccharomyces cerevisiae RVB1 (YDR190C); ancestral locus Anc_8.395) — protein MVAISEVKENSGVNNINSGAVTRTAAHTHIKGLGLDESGVAKRVEGGFVGQIEAREACGVIVDLIKAKKMSGRAILLAGGPSTGKTALALAISQELGPKVPFCPVVGSELYSVEVKKTETLMENFRRAIGLRIKETKEVYEGEVTELTPEDAENPLGGYGKTISHVIVGLKSAKGTKTLRLDPTIYESIQREKVSIGDVIYIEANTGAVKRVGRSDAYATEFDLETEEYVPLPKGEVHKKKEIVQDVTLHDLDVANAKPQGGQDVISMMGQLLKPKKTEITEKLRQEVNKVVAKYIDQGVAELIPGVLFIDEVNMLDIEIFTYLNKALESNIAPVVVLASNRGMTTVRGTEDVISPHGVPPDLIDRLLIVRTLPYDKDEIRTIIERRAAVEKLQIESAALDILATMGTETSLRYALQLLAPCGILAQTSNRKEVAVNDVDEAKLLFLDAKRSTKILETSENYL, from the coding sequence ATGGTTGCTATCAGTGAAGTAAAAGAGAATTCTGGAGTTAATAACATTAATTCCGGTGCAGTTACAAGAACTGCGGCTCATACACATATTAAAGGCCTAGGTCTAGATGAAAGTGGTGTTGCAAAAAGAGTCGAAGGAGGGTTTGTTGGACAAATAGAAGCTCGTGAAGCATGCGGGGTGATTGTAGATTTGATCAAGGCCAAAAAGATGTCAGGTAGAGCTATCCTATTAGCTGGTGGCCCATCTACAGGAAAAACAGCATTGGCTCTTGCTATTTCACAAGAGTTAGGTCCAAAAGTTCCATTTTGCCCTGTTGTTGGTAGTGAACTATATTCTGTAGAGGTTAAGAAAACTGAAACTTTGATGGAAAATTTCAGAAGAGCAATTGGTTTAAGAATTAAAGAAACTAAAGAAGTTTATGAAGGTGAAGTGACGGAATTAACGCCTGAAGATGCAGAAAATCCTTTGGGCGGATATGGAAAAACTATCTCACATGTTATCGTCGGACTTAAATCTGCCAAAGGTACCAAGACACTAAGATTAGACCCAACGATATATGAAAGTATTCAAAGAGAGAAAGTCAGCATTGGTGATGTAATCTATATAGAGGCCAATACTGGTGCAGTTAAGAGAGTTGGTAGATCGGATGCATACGCCACTGAGTTTGATTTGGAGACTGAAGAATACGTTCCCTTGCCAAAAGGTGAAGTGcataagaaaaaggaaattgtACAAGACGTTACATTGCATGATTTAGATGTTGCAAATGCAAAACCACAAGGTGGTCAAGACGTCATATCGATGATGGGCCAATTACTCAAGCCTAAGAAAACCGAAATTACCGAGAAATTGAGACAAGAAGTGAACAAAGTTGTTGCTAAATATATTGATCAAGGGGTTGCTGAACTAATTCCAGGTGTTTTGTTCATCGACGAAGTGAACATGCTAGacattgaaattttcacaTACCTAAACAAAGCGCTTGAATCTAATATTGCTCCCGTCGTTGTACTGGCTTCTAATAGGGGCATGACAACAGTTCGTGGCACTGAAGATGTGATATCACCACATGGTGTACCACCTGATTTGATTGATAGGTTGTTGATTGTTCGTACTTTACCATATGACAAGGATGAAATCCGTACAATCATAGAGAGAAGAGCTGCCGTGGAAAAATTACAAATAGAAAGTGCGGCCTTAGACATTTTAGCTACGATGGGTACAGAAACTTCGTTGCGTTACGCTTTACAATTACTGGCACCATGTGGTATTTTGGCTCAAACAAGCAATCGTAAAGAGGTTGCTGTTAATGATGTCGATGAAGCTAAACTGCTGTTCTTAGATGCTAAGAGATCAACAAAGATTTTAGAGACTTCGGAGAATTATTTGTAA
- the CCT6 gene encoding chaperonin-containing T-complex subunit CCT6 (similar to Saccharomyces cerevisiae CCT6 (YDR188W); ancestral locus Anc_8.393): protein MSLQLLNPKAESLRRDAALKVNVTSAEGLQSVLETNLGPKGTLKMLVDGAGNIKLTKDGKVLLTEMQIQSPTAVLIARAAAAQDEITGDGTTTVVCLVGELLRQAHRFIQEGVHPRIITDGFEIARKESMKFLDEFKISKTDLPNDREFLLQVARSSLLTKVDAELTEVLTPIVTDAVLSVYDAQADNLDLHMVEIMQMQHLSPKDTTFVKGLVLDHGGRHPDMPTRVENAHVLILNVSLEYEKTEVNSGFFYSSADQRDKLAASERKFVDAKLKKIIDLKNEVCGMDPHQGFVIINQKGIDPMSLDVLAKHNILALRRAKRRNMERLQLVTGGEAQNSVEDLSPQILGFSGLVYQKTIGEEKFTYVTENTDPKSCTILIKGSTHYALAQTKDAVRDGLRAVANVLKDKNIIPGAGAFYIALSRYLKSANLNKLGAKGKTKTGIEAFAEALLVIPKTLVKNSGFDPLDVLAMVEDELDDAQDSDETRYVGVDLNIGDSCDPTIEGIWDSYRVLRNAITGATGIASNLLLCDELLRAGRSTLKEAPQ, encoded by the coding sequence ATGTCATTGCAATTGCTGAATCCGAAGGCAGAGTCCTTGAGAAGAGATGCCGCTTTGAAGGTAAACGTTACATCAGCTGAGGGCCTGCAGTCCGTACTGGAGACTAACTTGGGCCCTAAAGGTACTCTAAAGATGCTTGTAGATGGTGCCGGGAATATTAAGCTGACTAAAGACGGTAAAGTGTTGTTGACTGAGATGCAGATCCAGTCTCCCACGGCCGTGCTGATTGCCAGGGCAGCTGCCGCCCAGGACGAAATCACGGGCGATGGTACTACGACAGTTGTGTGTCTCGTGGGTGAACTGCTTAGACAGGCGCATCGTTTCATTCAAGAAGGCGTACATCCTCGGATTATCACGGATGGTTTCGAGATTGCGCGGAAGGAGTCTATGAAGTTTTTAGATGAATTCAAGATTAGCAAGACGGACTTGCCCAATGATAGAGAATTTCTCTTGCAAGTGGCTCGGTCCTCGTTGTTAACCAAGGTGGACGCGGAGTTGACGGAGGTCTTGACGCCGATTGTCACGGACGCTGTTTTGAGTGTGTATGATGCGCAAGCAGACAATTTGGATTTGCACATGGTCGAGATCATGCAAATGCAGCACCTTTCTCCCAAGGATACGACTTTTGTTAAAGGTCTGGTATTAGATCACGGTGGCAGACATCCTGACATGCCCACCCGTGTGGAGAACGCGCACGTTCTGATTCTGAATGTGTCTTTGGAATACGAGAAGACAGAGGTTAACTCCGGTTTCTTCTACAGTTCTGCGGACCAAAGAGACAAATTGGCGGCtagtgaaagaaaatttgtGGATGCcaagttgaagaagatcattgatttgaaaaacgaAGTTTGCGGCATGGATCCGCACCAGGGCTTCGTTATCATAAATCAAAAGGGTATTGACCCCATGTCTTTGGACGTTCTTGCGAAGCACAACATCCTAGCTTTGAGGAGGGCCAAGAGACGTAACATGGAGAGATTGCAACTAGTCACCGGCGGTGAAGCGCAGAACTCAGTCGAGGACTTGTCACCTCAAATTCTTGGGTTCTCCGGCCTGGTCTACCAAAAGACCATAGGCGAGGAAAAATTCACATACGTCACAGAAAATACCGACCCTAAGTCTTGCACCATTCTAATCAAGGGCTCTACTCATTATGCTCTTGCTCAAACAAAGGATGCTGTGAGAGATGGCCTAAGAGCAGTAGCAAACGTCCTCAAGGATAAGAATATTATTCCTGGAGCCGGTGCATTTTACATCGCTCTGTCGAGGTATCTAAAGTCCGCCAATTTGAACAAACTGGGCGCCAAGGGCAAAACAAAGACGGGTATTGAAGCGTTTGCAGAAGCTTTGCTCGTAATTCCGAAGACTCTGGTGAAAAACTCGGGTTTTGACCCGTTGGACGTCCTCGCAATGGTGGAGGACGAGTTGGATGACGCTCAAGACTCTGATGAAACAAGATATGTCGGTGTGGACTTAAACATAGGTGACTCGTGCGACCCTACTATCGAGGGTATTTGGGACTCCTATCGCGTGTTAAGAAACGCTATTACCGGTGCCACCGGTATTGCAAGCAACCTATTACTATGTGATGAATTGTTGAGGGCTGGTAGATCCACTTTGAAAGAAGCTCCACAATAA
- the SLY1 gene encoding syntaxin-binding protein (similar to Saccharomyces cerevisiae SLY1 (YDR189W); ancestral locus Anc_8.394) has protein sequence MAVEEISSRKDISLRDMQISAILKMLFLNKDSNNNDNITTITDDIFNQQEIVWKVLVLDIKSTATISSVLRVNDLLKAGITVHSLIKQERSPLPDVPAVYFVSPIKENIDIIINDLKCDKYSEFYINFTSSLPRNLLEDFAQQVSVTGKSDKIKQVYDQYLDFIVTEPELFSLEISNAYLTLNDPKTTEEQITSLCANIADGLFNTVLTTNSIPIIRAAKGGPAEIIAEKLGSKLRDFVINTNASSASTLQGNDSLERGVLIILDRNIDFASMFSHSWIYQCMVFDIFKLSRNTITIPLESKENGDDTTTTKPIATKKYDIEPNDFFWMENSHLPFPEAAENVETALNRYKEEAAEITRKTGVTNITDLDPNSNNDTVQIQEVVKKLPELTAKKNIIDTHMNIFAALLSQLESKSLDTFFEVEQDPGNTKTRSRFLDILKDGKTNNLEDKLRSFIVLYLTATTGLPRDFVQTVEDYFKDNDYDINALKYVYKLREFMQLSNMSLQNKSLEDGTDSTFKPSNLTLSGIYGLTEGKLQGGVGSLISSIKKLLPEKKTIPITNVVDAIMDPLNSSQKNLETTDGYLYIDPKITRGSHTRKPKRQSYNKSLVFVVGGGNYLEYQNLQEWAHSQLHNPKKVMYGSTAITTPAEFLNEISQLGASNDNSDA, from the coding sequence ATGGCAGTGGAGGAAATTTCGTCCCGTAAGGACATCAGCCTGAGAGATATGCAAATCTCTGCCATTCTAAAAATGCTTTTTCTAAATAAGGACTCGAACAACAACGACAACATCACCACCATCACTGACGATATCTTCAACCAGCAGGAGATCGTCTGGAAGGTGTTGGTACTAGACATTAAAAGCACCGCTACTATATCTTCCGTTCTCAGGGTCAATGACCTGCTGAAAGCTGGTATCACCGTTCATTCCTTAATTAAGCAGGAGAGATCTCCCTTGCCAGATGTTCCCGCCGTATATTTCGTCTCTCCCATAAAGGAAAACATTGACATCATAATCAATGATTTAAAGTGCGACAAATACTCAGAATTCTATATCAATTTTACCTCATCTTTGCCCAGAAACCTCTTGGAAGATTTTGCTCAACAAGTCTCTGTCACGGGTAAATCTGacaaaatcaaacaagTGTACGACCAATACTTAGACTTTATTGTAACTGAGCCAGAATTGTTTTCCCTGGAAATATCAAATGCGTACTTGACGTTAAATGACCCAAAAACTACAGAAGAGCAAATCACAAGCCTATGCGCCAACATTGCCGACGGCCTATTTAACACCGTGTTAACTACTAATTCTATCCCTATCATAAGAGCTGCGAAAGGTGGACCTGCTGAGATTATTGCTGAAAAGCTAGGAAGCAAATTGCGTGACTTCGTCATCAATACCAATGCTTCATCGGCCTCCACTTTACAGGGAAATGACTCTTTGGAGAGAGGTGTTTTGATTATTCTGGATAGAAACATCGATTTTGCCTCAATGTTCTCACATTCGTGGATTTATCAGTGCATGGTTTTTGATATCTTCAAACTATCGAGGAATACAATAACTATTCCCTTagaaagtaaagaaaatggagaTGACACTACTACGACAAAGCCAATAGCaaccaaaaaatatgatataGAGCcaaatgatttcttttggatGGAGAACTCTCACTTACCATTTCCAGAAGCTGCAGAAAATGTTGAAACAGCTTTGAATAGatacaaagaagaagccgCAGAAATCACTAGAAAAACTGGTGTGACCAACATAACAGACCTAGATCCAAACTCAAATAATGATACAGTTCAGATTCAGGAGGTTGTGAAAAAACTTCCAGAATTGACAgcgaagaaaaatatcattgatACTCATATGAATATTTTTGCTGCATTATTGTCACAATTAGAAAGTAAAAGTTTGGATACATTCTTTGAGGTAGAACAAGATCCCGGTAACACTAAAACAAGATCTAGATTTTTGGATATCTTAAAAGATGGTAAGACTAATAATCTTGAAGATAAGTTGAGATCATTCATTGTTCTTTATTTAACAGCAACTACTGGATTACCAAGAGATTTTGTCCAAACTGTGGAAGattatttcaaagataatGATTACGACATCAATGCTCTAAAGTATGTTTATAAATTGAGAGAGTTCATGCAATTATCCAATATGTCCTTACAAAATAAATCACTGGAAGATGGTACTGATTCCACTTTTAAGCCAAGCAACTTAACATTATCCGGTATATATGGGTTAACTGAAGGTAAATTACAAGGGGGTGTAGGAAGTTTGATATCTAGTATTAAGAAATTACttcctgaaaaaaaaaccatcCCAATAACAAATGTCGTCGATGCGATAATGGACCCTTTAAACAGCTCCcaaaaaaacttggaaaCTACTGATGGTTACCTATACATTGACCCCAAAATTACGAGGGGTTCGCATACTAGAAAGCCAAAAAGACAATCTTATAATAAGTCATTGGTGTTTGTAGTTGGTGGTGGTAACTACCTCGAATATCAGAACCTTCAAGAATGGGCACATTCTCAATTGCATAATCCCAAAAAAGTCATGTATGGTAGCACAGCCATTACTACACCAgctgaatttttgaatgagATTTCTCAACTTGGTGCAAGCAATGACAACAGTGATGCATAA
- the UPS3 gene encoding Ups3p (similar to Saccharomyces cerevisiae UPS3 (YDR185C) and UPS2 (YLR168C); ancestral locus Anc_8.388), translating into MKSFKKSYEFDYPWEKVTTANWMKYPNKVSTHVIAVDVLRRELKEDGNVLLTERLITIRQATPRWMSILVGNTNLAYVREVSIIDRRDRSLTMRSCNMTFPHILKCYETVSYVPHPKNPLNITLFKQDAKFISNVPTKIFSEKVENWGVKRFSDNAMKGKVGFDSILAMFNDIWKKGNE; encoded by the coding sequence atgaaatcATTTAAAAAATCTTATGAATTCGATTATCCATGGGAAAAAGTAACCACGGCAAATTGGATGAAATATCCAAACAAGGTTTCTACACACGTCATCGCAGTCGACGTTCTTCGCCGTGAACTCAAAGAAGATGGTAATGTACTACTCACAGAAAGACTGATAACCATTCGTCAAGCCACCCCTCGTTGGATGTCCATTTTAGTGGGGAATACCAACCTAGCATACGTGCGAGAAGTCTCTATCATTGACAGAAGAGACAGGTCCCTCACTATGAGAAGTTGTAATATGACTTTCCCGCACATTTTGAAGTGCTACGAAACTGTAAGTTACGTTCCTCATCCAAAAAATCCACTGAACATAACTCTTTTCAAGCAAGATGCAAAATTCATATCCAATGTTCCCACCAAAATTTTTAGTGAGAAAGTAGAAAACTGGGGCGTTAAACGATTTAGTGACAACGCAATGAAGGGTAAAGTCGGGTTTGACAGCATTTTGGCGATGTTCAACGATATCTGGAAAAAAGGTAACGAATAA